A part of Aegilops tauschii subsp. strangulata cultivar AL8/78 chromosome 2, Aet v6.0, whole genome shotgun sequence genomic DNA contains:
- the LOC120974459 gene encoding uncharacterized protein isoform X2: protein MTAAGFLVGFLLGLLALTEAEAATLLWFVLRLRRRRGSGGLGRLLSVSSLAPTCGSASRWPRGAALQGRIGLGLCFRYGAAAAVGLRCSGNGRSSGPVQVCPVLHLC, encoded by the exons ATGACTGCCGCGGGGTTCCTGGTGGGCTTCCTCCTCGGCCTGCTTGCGCTCACGGAGGCCGAGGCAGCCACGCTGCTCTGGTTCgtgctccgcctccgccgccggcgtGGCTCCGGTGGACTCGGACGGCTCCTCTccgtctcctccctcgcccccaCGTGTGGTTCCGCTTCCCGCTGGCCACGAGGTGCAGCCTTGCAGGGGCGCATCGGGCTGGGCCTCTGTTTCCG ATATGGTGCAGCAGCTGCTGTGGGGTTGAGGTGTTCTGGCAACGGTAGGAGCTCCGGGCCCGTCCAG GTCTGTCCAGTGCTCCATCTATGCTGA
- the LOC120974459 gene encoding uncharacterized protein isoform X1 yields the protein MTAAGFLVGFLLGLLALTEAEAATLLWFVLRLRRRRGSGGLGRLLSVSSLAPTCGSASRWPRGAALQGRIGLGLCFRYGAAAAVGLRCSGNGRSSGPVQMSKYSIYSDDHQRCSLGTYTAS from the exons ATGACTGCCGCGGGGTTCCTGGTGGGCTTCCTCCTCGGCCTGCTTGCGCTCACGGAGGCCGAGGCAGCCACGCTGCTCTGGTTCgtgctccgcctccgccgccggcgtGGCTCCGGTGGACTCGGACGGCTCCTCTccgtctcctccctcgcccccaCGTGTGGTTCCGCTTCCCGCTGGCCACGAGGTGCAGCCTTGCAGGGGCGCATCGGGCTGGGCCTCTGTTTCCG ATATGGTGCAGCAGCTGCTGTGGGGTTGAGGTGTTCTGGCAACGGTAGGAGCTCCGGGCCCGTCCAG ATGTCAAAGTATTCAATCTACTCTGATGACCACCAGCGGTGTAGTCTTGGTACATATACTGCATCCTGA
- the LOC120974459 gene encoding uncharacterized protein isoform X3, whose amino-acid sequence MTAAGFLVGFLLGLLALTEAEAATLLWFVLRLRRRRGSGGLGRLLSVSSLAPTCGSASRWPRGAALQGRIGLGLCFRYGAAAAVGLRCSGNGRSSGPVQIS is encoded by the exons ATGACTGCCGCGGGGTTCCTGGTGGGCTTCCTCCTCGGCCTGCTTGCGCTCACGGAGGCCGAGGCAGCCACGCTGCTCTGGTTCgtgctccgcctccgccgccggcgtGGCTCCGGTGGACTCGGACGGCTCCTCTccgtctcctccctcgcccccaCGTGTGGTTCCGCTTCCCGCTGGCCACGAGGTGCAGCCTTGCAGGGGCGCATCGGGCTGGGCCTCTGTTTCCG ATATGGTGCAGCAGCTGCTGTGGGGTTGAGGTGTTCTGGCAACGGTAGGAGCTCCGGGCCCGTCCAG ATTAGCTAG